Proteins encoded together in one Mycobacterium noviomagense window:
- a CDS encoding mycofactocin-coupled SDR family oxidoreductase: MTGRVEGKVAFITGAARGQGRAHAVRLAQEGADIIAVDICKPIESVQIPLATPEDLAETADLVKGQNRRVYTAEVDVRDYKALKAAVDAGVEQLGRLDIIVANAGIGNGGATLDKTSERDWTDMIDVNLSGVWKTVKAGVPHILSGGRGGSIILTSSVGGLKAYPHTGHYVAAKHGVVGLMRTFAVELGQHMIRVNSVHPTNVNTPLFMNEGTMKLFRPDLENPGPDDMKVVAQMMHTLPIGWVEPEDISNAVLFLASDEARYITGVTLPVDAGSCLK; the protein is encoded by the coding sequence ATGACTGGGCGAGTCGAAGGCAAGGTCGCATTCATCACCGGCGCAGCGCGGGGGCAAGGTCGCGCGCATGCGGTGCGATTGGCGCAGGAGGGTGCCGACATCATTGCCGTCGACATCTGCAAGCCGATCGAAAGCGTCCAGATTCCGCTTGCGACCCCGGAGGATCTGGCCGAGACCGCCGATCTGGTGAAAGGCCAGAACCGCCGCGTCTATACCGCCGAAGTCGACGTCCGTGACTACAAAGCACTGAAAGCTGCGGTAGACGCTGGTGTGGAGCAGCTGGGCAGGCTGGACATCATCGTGGCCAACGCGGGCATCGGCAATGGTGGGGCAACGCTCGACAAAACCAGCGAACGAGACTGGACCGACATGATCGACGTCAACCTCTCCGGCGTCTGGAAGACGGTGAAAGCCGGTGTGCCACATATCCTCTCGGGCGGCCGCGGCGGATCGATCATCTTGACCAGTTCAGTCGGCGGGCTGAAGGCCTATCCGCACACCGGTCACTATGTGGCGGCCAAGCACGGCGTCGTCGGGCTGATGCGCACGTTCGCAGTCGAACTGGGCCAGCACATGATTCGCGTCAATTCAGTGCACCCGACCAATGTGAACACTCCGTTGTTCATGAATGAGGGCACGATGAAACTGTTCCGGCCGGACTTGGAGAACCCCGGGCCCGACGACATGAAGGTCGTCGCGCAGATGATGCACACGCTGCCGATCGGCTGGGTGGAACCCGAAGACATCAGCAACGCGGTGCTGTTCTTGGCTTCGGACGAGGCCCGCTACATCACCGGTGTGACACTTCCGGTCGACGCGGGCAGCTGCCTGAAGTAG
- a CDS encoding acyl-CoA dehydrogenase family protein, translating to MQLTFDAEVEAFRAEFVAFLDENLPDEAQAVQRPRSCSDIPAWARRWQRLLFDRGWLLPGNPPEFGGRNASILQQYVHADELARRRIHLSFNPQGVGIIAASVLSFGTPEQKQRWAVPILRAEITASLGMSEPGAGSDLASLRTRAVLDGDHFVVNGQKVWTSGAHDADVLLTFVRTDPDASKHKGISALLIPTDTPGVVRRPFASASEANDVDFNQVFFTDVRVPAENLVGRLNQGWQVATGSLGHERTMLWMGYADRLRELVVDFRPSQVLDRDHYATLVMDTYALQLLGSAALARADRGEEDVPSLSVLKLLGSEAVQSASEHALNATGSDGLVHPAVTGPVAPLNLDAHYGSWFDRYFRSFAGTIAGGTSEIQRNIIAERVLGLPR from the coding sequence ATGCAACTGACCTTTGATGCCGAGGTCGAGGCTTTCCGCGCGGAGTTCGTCGCATTTCTCGACGAGAATCTGCCCGACGAAGCACAAGCCGTCCAGCGGCCGCGCTCGTGCTCGGACATCCCGGCGTGGGCACGGCGCTGGCAGCGGCTGTTGTTCGACCGCGGATGGTTGCTGCCCGGTAATCCGCCGGAGTTCGGCGGCCGCAATGCGTCGATATTGCAGCAGTATGTGCATGCTGACGAATTGGCGCGGCGACGAATCCACCTCAGTTTCAATCCGCAGGGCGTAGGCATTATTGCCGCATCGGTGTTGTCGTTCGGGACGCCGGAGCAAAAGCAGCGCTGGGCAGTGCCGATTCTCCGGGCCGAGATAACCGCATCGTTGGGCATGAGCGAACCGGGGGCCGGTTCGGACCTCGCGTCGCTGCGGACCCGAGCGGTGCTCGACGGTGACCACTTTGTGGTCAACGGTCAGAAGGTATGGACGTCCGGTGCGCATGACGCCGACGTGTTGTTGACGTTCGTGCGTACCGATCCAGATGCGTCGAAACACAAGGGGATTAGCGCACTGTTGATCCCGACGGACACCCCGGGCGTGGTGCGCCGGCCCTTCGCCTCGGCATCTGAGGCCAACGACGTGGATTTCAACCAGGTTTTTTTCACCGATGTGCGAGTGCCCGCCGAGAATCTGGTGGGCCGGCTGAACCAAGGGTGGCAGGTGGCAACCGGTTCGCTGGGACATGAACGCACCATGCTGTGGATGGGATATGCCGACCGGCTGCGAGAACTCGTCGTCGATTTCCGCCCGTCGCAGGTGCTCGACCGCGACCACTACGCCACCCTGGTCATGGATACCTACGCGTTGCAGCTGCTCGGGTCAGCTGCGCTGGCGCGTGCCGACCGCGGCGAGGAAGACGTGCCCTCGCTGTCGGTGCTGAAATTGCTCGGATCCGAAGCGGTGCAAAGCGCATCCGAGCATGCGCTGAACGCGACGGGTTCCGACGGTCTCGTGCACCCGGCAGTGACGGGACCGGTCGCGCCGCTGAACCTCGACGCCCACTACGGAAGCTGGTTCGATCGCTACTTCCGCAGTTTCGCCGGCACCATCGCCGGTGGCACGTCGGAGATCCAGCGCAACATCATCGCCGAACGAGTTCTGGGGTTGCCTCGGTAA
- a CDS encoding CaiB/BaiF CoA-transferase family protein translates to MEPLNGYLVVDLSIGIAGAYCTKLLADGGAQVIKVEQPQGDPLRQWSASGAHIQPGDDGALFKFFGCSKHSVVADPHIDADISFVDELLAAAEAVVWSRGSQITEHPAFAPAEIHRRHPHLTVTAITPFGLDGPWHDRAATEFTLQAWSGGIVGLGRGSPDRAPVFVGGQVGEYLAGAYASAITLAHRRCGGQLVDLSMLETQILGLTYYPVTYFEMLGRPWRDARKLTVPGIAQAKDGLVDLGCGTAQQWFDLCAMTGHDDWIDEESPLSITEQANDKADELYAWVRDHTVDEIRELATAFRIPNAPVANGATIADLDHFQARGSFVSNPSGGFRQPGPPYRMQSARLRPPQPAPRLGEHTARYRRSRPAASHPTHDRAPQLPLSGLRVLDMTTFWAGPCCTHFLAMLGADVIHVESTRRPDGTRLIAGIPVTEEQWWEKSPIFSALNTNKKGVTLDLQSERGRDLLRRFVATCDVIAENFTPRVLDQIGLDFAAIQAIRSDAILLRMPGFGLDGPWRDNPAFAYVIEAAAGLSWLTGYPDRNPYEPYTIGDPNAGIHAVTALLVALEHRRRTGQGVMVEAAMVDAALNIAAEQVIEYSAYGALLERAGNRGPTAAPQNLYQTADVDEFGRIDSWVAIAVATDEQWAALCEALGRPQWATDPELSTIAGRREQHDLIDEQLVAWCQQRSGDDIVRCLWDAGVPVATVMQPHRQTALPQLAFRGFFEDVGHPVNAPAPHSTLPTRLSQRPERFHVLPAPLLGQHNQELFAELGLTEQEIADLEADGVIGQTPAGYGRKTARA, encoded by the coding sequence GTGGAGCCGCTGAACGGATACCTCGTCGTCGACCTGTCCATCGGTATCGCCGGCGCCTACTGCACCAAGCTGCTGGCCGACGGCGGCGCACAGGTGATCAAAGTAGAGCAGCCACAAGGAGATCCACTGCGCCAGTGGTCGGCATCTGGCGCTCACATCCAGCCCGGAGACGACGGTGCACTCTTCAAATTCTTTGGTTGCTCCAAGCACAGCGTCGTCGCCGACCCGCACATCGACGCTGACATCAGCTTCGTCGACGAGCTGCTCGCCGCCGCCGAGGCGGTGGTGTGGTCGCGCGGATCCCAGATCACCGAACACCCCGCCTTCGCCCCCGCCGAGATACACCGTCGCCATCCCCATCTGACCGTCACCGCGATAACACCATTCGGCCTCGATGGGCCATGGCATGACCGTGCGGCGACCGAGTTCACACTGCAGGCATGGTCGGGCGGAATCGTGGGGCTGGGCCGCGGATCGCCCGATCGGGCACCCGTTTTCGTGGGCGGCCAGGTCGGGGAATACCTGGCCGGAGCATACGCGAGCGCAATAACGCTTGCGCATCGACGATGCGGTGGCCAGCTTGTCGATCTGTCCATGCTGGAGACTCAGATTCTCGGTCTCACTTATTACCCGGTCACCTATTTCGAGATGCTGGGCCGCCCGTGGCGGGATGCGCGGAAGCTGACCGTGCCCGGGATTGCCCAAGCCAAGGACGGTCTCGTCGACCTCGGCTGCGGCACGGCTCAGCAGTGGTTCGACCTGTGCGCGATGACCGGCCACGACGACTGGATCGACGAGGAGTCGCCGCTGTCGATCACCGAGCAGGCGAACGATAAGGCCGACGAACTCTACGCGTGGGTGCGTGACCACACCGTCGATGAAATACGGGAATTGGCAACGGCGTTCCGCATTCCCAACGCCCCGGTCGCCAACGGCGCCACGATCGCCGACCTCGACCACTTCCAGGCCCGCGGATCTTTCGTCAGCAACCCAAGCGGCGGCTTCCGCCAACCGGGACCGCCCTACCGCATGCAGTCCGCACGACTTCGTCCGCCGCAGCCCGCGCCGCGACTCGGGGAGCACACCGCGCGGTATCGCCGGTCGCGGCCGGCAGCGTCTCATCCGACCCATGACCGCGCGCCTCAGTTGCCGCTAAGTGGCCTTCGGGTTCTGGATATGACGACGTTTTGGGCCGGCCCCTGCTGCACGCATTTTCTGGCCATGCTCGGCGCCGACGTCATTCATGTTGAGTCGACCCGCCGACCCGACGGCACCCGGCTGATCGCCGGCATCCCGGTGACCGAAGAACAGTGGTGGGAAAAGTCGCCGATCTTCTCGGCGCTCAACACCAACAAAAAAGGCGTGACACTCGACCTGCAAAGCGAACGCGGCCGCGACCTGTTGCGCCGCTTCGTGGCAACATGCGACGTGATTGCCGAGAACTTCACTCCCAGGGTGCTGGACCAGATCGGGTTGGATTTCGCTGCTATCCAAGCGATTCGATCCGACGCGATCCTGCTCCGAATGCCCGGATTCGGACTCGACGGGCCTTGGCGCGACAACCCGGCCTTTGCATACGTCATCGAAGCAGCCGCCGGGTTGAGCTGGCTGACGGGCTATCCGGACCGCAATCCCTACGAGCCGTACACGATCGGCGATCCCAACGCGGGCATACATGCCGTCACTGCTCTACTGGTGGCGCTCGAGCACCGCCGACGCACCGGTCAGGGCGTGATGGTGGAAGCGGCGATGGTCGATGCCGCCCTGAACATCGCCGCCGAGCAGGTCATCGAGTACTCCGCGTACGGTGCACTGCTGGAACGTGCGGGCAACCGTGGACCTACTGCGGCGCCCCAAAACCTCTACCAGACCGCCGATGTCGACGAGTTCGGCCGGATTGACAGCTGGGTGGCGATCGCCGTAGCAACCGACGAGCAGTGGGCAGCCCTGTGCGAAGCGCTCGGACGGCCGCAGTGGGCCACAGACCCGGAACTGTCGACGATCGCAGGTCGGCGAGAACAGCACGACCTCATCGACGAGCAATTGGTTGCGTGGTGTCAGCAACGAAGCGGCGACGACATCGTCCGCTGTCTATGGGACGCCGGGGTACCGGTGGCCACAGTGATGCAGCCACATCGACAAACCGCGTTGCCGCAGCTGGCCTTCCGCGGCTTTTTCGAAGACGTCGGACATCCGGTCAATGCGCCCGCCCCACACAGCACGCTTCCCACGCGGCTCTCACAGAGACCGGAACGCTTCCACGTTCTTCCCGCACCGCTGCTCGGGCAGCACAACCAGGAGCTGTTCGCCGAGCTGGGCCTGACCGAGCAGGAGATCGCCGACCTCGAGGCCGATGGCGTCATCGGCCAAACGCCCGCCGGCTACGGCAGGAAAACCGCCCGAGCATGA
- a CDS encoding nuclear transport factor 2 family protein, giving the protein MPTRTDDLVEIQQLLARYAVTITQEDIDGLLEVFTPDGTYSAFGETYHLDKFPELVAAAPKGLFLTGTALVDLDGDTAKGTQPLCFIEHATHDMRIGYYRDTYVRTADGWRLKTRAMTFIRRSGAHDSGRPHAVGRPSST; this is encoded by the coding sequence ATGCCAACAAGAACTGACGACCTCGTCGAGATCCAGCAGCTGCTTGCCCGGTACGCGGTCACCATCACCCAAGAAGACATCGACGGACTGCTCGAGGTGTTCACACCGGACGGCACCTACAGCGCATTCGGGGAGACCTACCACCTCGACAAGTTCCCGGAGTTGGTCGCGGCCGCGCCGAAAGGATTGTTCCTCACCGGAACAGCGTTGGTCGACCTCGATGGCGACACCGCGAAAGGCACCCAACCACTGTGCTTCATCGAGCACGCCACCCACGACATGCGCATCGGCTACTACCGCGACACCTATGTCCGCACCGCCGACGGCTGGCGACTGAAAACCCGTGCCATGACCTTCATCCGTCGCAGCGGCGCCCACGACTCCGGGCGCCCCCACGCAGTCGGGCGCCCGTCGTCGACATGA
- a CDS encoding acyl-CoA dehydrogenase family protein, producing the protein MTAVSGRQLDEALAELGWLDMLAEMPDTAIPLVFRLLGETGAHAPVINDVVLGAAGGEGGGTVPLPFAGGSWVVWDRTDEAGTTLGGDLPIHRVSVGDPVRLAAGRRALGWWLVGSSRAMLALARRHALDRIQFGRPVASFQAIRHRLAETLVAVEGAEATLQAPSDDLGCLLAKAAAGQAALTTARHCQQVLGGIGFTAEHELHRHVKRVLVLDAMLGSARELTREAGGLLRVKGFAPRLAQL; encoded by the coding sequence ATGACCGCAGTGTCGGGCCGGCAGCTCGACGAGGCGCTGGCCGAACTCGGCTGGCTCGACATGCTGGCCGAAATGCCGGACACCGCTATCCCCTTGGTATTCCGTCTACTTGGTGAGACCGGTGCCCATGCGCCGGTGATCAACGACGTCGTACTGGGTGCCGCTGGAGGCGAGGGTGGTGGCACCGTGCCGCTGCCGTTCGCGGGCGGTTCGTGGGTGGTCTGGGACCGCACAGACGAGGCGGGCACGACGTTGGGCGGTGACCTTCCGATTCACCGTGTGTCCGTGGGCGACCCGGTGCGACTGGCCGCGGGCCGGCGCGCACTGGGCTGGTGGTTGGTGGGCAGCAGTCGAGCGATGCTTGCACTGGCACGCCGGCATGCCCTCGACCGCATCCAATTCGGCCGGCCCGTCGCATCCTTTCAGGCGATTCGGCACCGGCTGGCCGAGACCTTGGTCGCCGTCGAAGGCGCGGAGGCCACGCTGCAAGCACCCTCCGATGACCTCGGCTGCCTGCTGGCGAAGGCCGCGGCCGGCCAGGCCGCGTTGACCACGGCACGGCACTGCCAGCAGGTGCTCGGCGGAATCGGCTTTACCGCCGAACACGAACTGCACCGGCACGTGAAGCGAGTTTTGGTCCTCGACGCAATGCTGGGCAGCGCAAGGGAGTTGACCCGAGAGGCTGGAGGCTTGTTGCGGGTGAAAGGTTTTGCCCCGCGGCTGGCGCAGCTGTGA
- a CDS encoding SDR family NAD(P)-dependent oxidoreductase: MDGFTGRGAVITGGASGIGLATARELARRGATVVLADIEQPALERAVNQLRGEGLDAHGVVCDVRHLNQVGHLADEAFRLLGRVHVVFNNAGIAVAGPMTQMTHDDWRWVIDVDLWGPIHGVEVFLPRLLEQGEGGHLLFTSSFAGLVTNIGLGPYSVAKYGVVALAESLAREVKSAGIGVSVLCPMLVATNIADSVRNRTADYGGSPTLRDPGQVATGDNVVLDAADVARLTVESMLAGRLYILPHQAARASIRRRFERIDRAFDEQAAEGWEH; this comes from the coding sequence ATGGACGGATTCACCGGGCGCGGCGCAGTCATCACGGGCGGCGCGAGTGGAATTGGCTTGGCCACCGCCAGGGAACTCGCCCGCCGCGGGGCCACCGTGGTGCTGGCAGACATCGAACAACCTGCGCTGGAACGAGCGGTCAACCAGCTGCGCGGCGAGGGACTCGACGCGCACGGCGTCGTCTGCGATGTCCGTCACCTGAACCAGGTGGGTCACCTTGCCGATGAGGCGTTCCGCCTGCTGGGCAGGGTGCATGTGGTGTTCAACAACGCCGGTATCGCGGTGGCCGGTCCGATGACACAGATGACACACGACGACTGGCGGTGGGTGATCGACGTCGACCTCTGGGGGCCCATTCACGGCGTCGAGGTCTTCCTGCCCAGGCTGCTCGAGCAGGGCGAAGGCGGGCATCTGCTGTTCACCTCATCGTTCGCGGGTCTGGTGACCAATATCGGCCTGGGGCCGTATTCCGTTGCCAAGTACGGCGTCGTCGCACTCGCTGAATCGCTTGCTCGCGAAGTCAAATCAGCAGGCATCGGCGTGTCGGTGTTGTGTCCGATGCTCGTCGCTACGAATATCGCCGATTCCGTGCGTAACCGCACCGCCGACTACGGAGGCTCGCCGACGCTGAGAGACCCTGGCCAAGTTGCCACGGGTGACAACGTCGTCCTCGACGCCGCCGACGTCGCGCGTCTGACCGTCGAGTCAATGCTGGCCGGCCGACTCTACATATTGCCGCACCAGGCCGCGCGGGCCTCGATCCGACGCAGGTTCGAGCGCATCGACCGTGCCTTCGACGAGCAGGCCGCCGAGGGGTGGGAACACTAG
- a CDS encoding SDR family NAD(P)-dependent oxidoreductase has translation MAISPSDIQLTGRVAVVTGGGAGIGRGIAAGMAAFGASVAIWERDADSCKSAANSIGALGITTDVRDSAQIDAALQRTNTELGPVTILVNNAGGTFSSPLLETSENGWDALYRANLRHVLLCTQRVARQLVAAGLPGSVINLTSIEGVRAAPGFAAYAAAKAGVINYTKTAAFELAPHGIRVNAIAPDVTVTEGLANLSYGELNEIGHAIPMGRPGSVDEIASAAVFLASDMASYLTGETLHVDGGTHAAGGWYRHPQTGQFRFGPG, from the coding sequence GTGGCGATCAGCCCATCCGACATTCAGCTGACCGGCCGTGTCGCAGTGGTGACCGGCGGGGGCGCCGGCATCGGGCGCGGCATAGCGGCCGGCATGGCGGCTTTCGGCGCCTCGGTTGCTATTTGGGAACGTGACGCCGACAGCTGCAAGTCGGCCGCCAATTCCATAGGAGCACTGGGCATTACGACCGACGTGCGCGACAGCGCGCAGATCGACGCTGCCCTGCAGCGCACAAACACTGAACTGGGCCCGGTGACGATCCTGGTCAACAATGCCGGCGGCACGTTCTCCTCCCCGCTGCTCGAAACCAGCGAAAACGGCTGGGACGCGCTCTATCGAGCGAACTTGCGCCATGTGCTGCTCTGCACCCAGCGGGTGGCGCGCCAGCTGGTTGCCGCCGGCCTGCCAGGTAGTGTCATCAACCTGACGTCCATCGAAGGTGTACGCGCCGCACCGGGATTCGCCGCATACGCCGCAGCCAAAGCCGGGGTGATCAACTACACCAAGACGGCGGCATTCGAGCTCGCCCCACACGGTATCCGCGTCAACGCAATCGCGCCGGATGTCACCGTGACGGAAGGGCTGGCCAACCTCAGCTACGGCGAACTCAACGAGATCGGACACGCCATCCCGATGGGCCGCCCGGGTAGCGTTGACGAAATTGCCAGCGCAGCAGTGTTTCTCGCATCCGACATGGCGAGCTACCTCACCGGGGAAACCCTGCACGTCGACGGCGGAACCCATGCCGCCGGTGGATGGTATCGCCACCCGCAGACCGGCCAGTTCCGATTCGGCCCCGGCTGA
- a CDS encoding cytochrome P450: MTVGATSDVYYDPYNVELNADPYGMFRRLREEAPLYYNEQHDFYALSRFADVDRALVDYETFSSARGAILELIKANIEMPPGVLIFEDPPLHDVHRKLLARMFTPRKVNALEPKIREFCARCLDPLVGGDRFDFVADLGAQMPMRVIGMLLGVPEEDQEAARDFANAQMRTEAGQPMKASMDGMVSGEFFAQYIDWRAEHPSDDIMTELLTVEFEDEKGVWRRLTREELLTYVSVVSGAGNETTTRLIGWTGKVLAEHPDQRRELVENPALIPRAIEELLRFEPPAPHVARYVTRDVEWYGQTVPEGSVMMMLIGAANRDHRQFPPDGDVFDIHRELRQHLTFSVGTHYCLGSALARLEGRIALEEILKRFPEWDVDLTNAKLSPTSTVRGWESMVAVIP; the protein is encoded by the coding sequence GTGACAGTCGGCGCTACCAGCGACGTCTACTACGACCCGTACAACGTTGAGCTCAACGCTGACCCCTACGGGATGTTCCGCAGGCTTCGTGAGGAAGCGCCCCTGTACTACAACGAGCAGCACGACTTCTATGCGCTGAGCCGGTTCGCCGATGTCGACCGGGCGCTGGTCGATTACGAGACTTTCAGCTCGGCGCGGGGTGCCATCCTCGAGCTGATCAAGGCGAACATCGAAATGCCGCCGGGCGTCCTGATCTTCGAAGACCCGCCGCTGCACGACGTCCACCGCAAGCTGCTGGCCCGAATGTTCACACCGCGCAAGGTCAACGCGCTGGAACCCAAGATCCGCGAATTCTGCGCTCGTTGTCTGGATCCCTTGGTCGGTGGCGACCGGTTCGACTTCGTCGCCGACCTCGGTGCTCAGATGCCGATGCGGGTGATCGGCATGCTGCTCGGCGTGCCCGAAGAAGATCAAGAAGCTGCCCGCGATTTCGCCAATGCCCAGATGCGCACAGAAGCGGGTCAGCCGATGAAGGCGTCCATGGACGGCATGGTCAGCGGCGAGTTCTTCGCCCAGTACATCGACTGGCGGGCCGAGCATCCCTCCGACGACATCATGACCGAACTGCTCACCGTCGAGTTCGAAGACGAGAAGGGAGTGTGGCGTCGACTCACCCGCGAAGAACTTCTGACCTACGTCAGCGTGGTCTCGGGTGCGGGCAATGAGACCACAACCCGACTGATCGGCTGGACCGGCAAGGTGCTGGCCGAACATCCGGACCAGCGGCGCGAATTGGTGGAAAACCCCGCCCTTATCCCCAGGGCCATTGAGGAGCTGCTGCGCTTCGAGCCGCCGGCACCGCATGTCGCCCGCTACGTGACCCGCGATGTCGAGTGGTATGGGCAGACCGTGCCGGAGGGCAGCGTCATGATGATGCTCATCGGCGCGGCGAACCGCGATCACCGCCAATTCCCGCCGGACGGAGACGTTTTCGACATTCACCGGGAACTGCGCCAACACCTCACGTTCAGTGTCGGCACTCACTACTGTCTGGGTTCGGCGCTGGCGCGTCTGGAGGGCCGAATTGCGCTCGAAGAGATTTTGAAGCGGTTCCCTGAGTGGGACGTCGATCTGACGAACGCCAAACTGTCCCCGACCTCTACCGTGCGCGGCTGGGAGTCGATGGTAGCCGTTATCCCCTGA
- a CDS encoding TetR/AcrR family transcriptional regulator: MTSPSEEPAWKQRAVERSIKTAKLRAAQRVQRFLDAAQAIIIEKGSTDFTVQEVVDRSRQSLRSFYLQFDGKHELLLALFEDALSRSADQIRAATAGYSDPLERLKVAVQLLFEASRPDPTAKRPLFTDFAPRLLVSHPAEVKVAHAPLLALLTELMEEAAAAGQLRAEINPRRMAAMTMQTVMFIAQSSGGADDATVHPITADEVWDFCSRGFVSDKGEN, from the coding sequence GTGACCAGCCCCAGCGAGGAGCCGGCCTGGAAGCAGCGCGCGGTCGAGCGCTCCATCAAGACGGCCAAGCTGCGTGCAGCGCAGCGTGTGCAACGGTTCCTCGACGCCGCGCAGGCCATCATTATCGAAAAGGGCAGCACCGACTTCACGGTCCAAGAGGTTGTCGACCGCTCGCGTCAGTCATTGCGGAGCTTCTACCTGCAGTTCGACGGTAAGCATGAGTTGCTGCTTGCCCTGTTCGAGGATGCGCTGAGCCGGTCAGCCGATCAGATCCGGGCGGCCACCGCAGGGTATTCCGATCCGTTGGAGCGATTGAAAGTCGCTGTCCAGCTGCTGTTCGAGGCGTCGCGTCCGGACCCCACCGCAAAGCGGCCGCTGTTCACCGACTTCGCACCTCGTTTGCTGGTTTCCCATCCCGCCGAGGTGAAGGTGGCCCACGCGCCGCTTCTGGCGTTGCTTACCGAACTGATGGAGGAGGCGGCTGCAGCCGGTCAGTTGCGTGCCGAGATCAATCCCAGGCGGATGGCCGCGATGACGATGCAGACGGTCATGTTCATCGCACAGTCCAGCGGCGGCGCCGACGACGCGACGGTTCATCCCATCACCGCCGACGAGGTGTGGGATTTCTGCTCGCGCGGGTTCGTCAGCGACAAGGGCGAGAATTAG
- a CDS encoding acyl-CoA dehydrogenase family protein, which produces MNVEQFRADLRAWLDDHDLTPGPDHSLEGHMRQLARVHGALYDAGWMRYGWPVDVGGLGGRPILRAIVGEEVVGRGLAEPGPYSMVEVLAPTMIDYAPAELAAEMVPRLLSGRELWCQGFSEPGSGSDLASLSTRAKPRGNKGEDWIVKGQKVWTSFAQYSARCVLLTRTAPGHDGITAFFVDMDTPGITVRPLRTMHDVDEFCEVYFDDVVIPASRMLGKPGDGWRLAMDLLPYERSTCFWQRIAYLYSRFDRLIAEVNDPDDYDLGSAYLALHMLRCRSRATLHRLADGERLGPETSIDKVLLATAEQRLYDTARDLLPGVIELDDTSWRTEFLYSRAATIYGGTVEIQRNIIARRLLDLGKE; this is translated from the coding sequence ATGAACGTCGAGCAGTTCCGGGCGGATCTGCGTGCGTGGCTCGACGACCACGACCTGACACCGGGGCCGGATCATTCGCTCGAAGGCCATATGCGCCAACTCGCCCGCGTACACGGTGCGCTCTATGACGCCGGGTGGATGCGCTACGGCTGGCCGGTCGACGTCGGCGGATTGGGCGGGCGCCCGATACTGCGGGCGATCGTCGGAGAGGAAGTCGTCGGCCGCGGTCTGGCCGAGCCGGGCCCGTACTCGATGGTCGAGGTGCTCGCGCCCACGATGATCGACTACGCGCCAGCGGAACTCGCCGCCGAAATGGTGCCACGTCTTCTGAGCGGTCGCGAGCTTTGGTGTCAGGGCTTTTCCGAACCTGGTTCGGGCAGCGACCTGGCATCGCTGTCCACCCGTGCTAAGCCGCGTGGCAACAAGGGGGAAGACTGGATCGTCAAGGGCCAGAAGGTCTGGACGAGCTTCGCGCAGTACTCGGCCCGGTGCGTGCTTCTGACCCGCACCGCACCGGGCCACGATGGGATCACGGCATTCTTCGTCGACATGGACACGCCCGGTATCACCGTTCGGCCGTTGCGCACCATGCACGACGTCGACGAATTCTGCGAGGTGTATTTCGACGACGTGGTGATCCCGGCTAGCCGCATGCTGGGCAAGCCGGGAGACGGCTGGCGGCTGGCGATGGACCTGTTGCCCTACGAGCGCTCGACATGCTTTTGGCAGCGGATCGCTTACCTGTATTCACGATTCGATCGACTCATCGCCGAAGTGAACGACCCCGACGACTATGACCTCGGATCGGCATATCTGGCGCTGCACATGCTGCGCTGCCGATCACGCGCAACGCTGCATCGGCTGGCCGACGGCGAGCGGCTGGGTCCGGAGACCTCGATCGACAAGGTGCTGTTGGCCACCGCGGAGCAACGGTTATATGACACCGCGCGCGATCTGCTGCCCGGTGTCATCGAGCTCGACGACACCTCGTGGCGGACGGAGTTTTTGTACTCGCGCGCCGCGACCATCTATGGCGGCACCGTCGAGATCCAGCGCAATATTATCGCGCGCCGGCTGTTGGACTTGGGCAAGGAGTGA